TTGTCTCtagaaatataatgaaaacaTGACTACACTTTCTGAATGGGACTAACATATGTTTGCTATAGTTGTGATAATTCCTTGAAGAAATCATATTTAAGGTATAGAATATCTGTGGAGAAGTGGCCCTGTGCTTTGATACTTAAGCAATGTAACACAAATATATTTAGTTTGTTATTCTGAAATAAAACCTTCcctgtattattttttaaaaacagtaataatatagaaaaacaaaagaaagggagaCATTTGTATCGTTAGTTTCAAAAcagttttcatatatatatatattgctcaTTAATTGTGGGTTAATGGTTTGTGTATTTTCCAGGGGTTGGTTTGTGCTGGATTGGCTGACATGGCCAGGCCTGCAGAAAAACTCAGCACAGCACAATCTGCTGTATTAATGGCTACAGGTGAGTGTTTTAAATCTTCCattattctattcttttttattttaaacctaTTTAACAAAAGACATAGTGCAGAGAAGGCCAGGTTTGGGGCTCAGTAAGACCTGGGCTCTTGACTGTGGttaattcattttccttctcttgctcctcAGGTAATTCTCTAGGCCTATCAGGTTGCAGACAGGTTGCAGTTCTGAATCTAGTAGAGGAAGAGTTTCGATATCATGAGGTTCCTACACCAAAGAAAATTACAGATGTGGAGCCAAACAATTATTTAACTATGTATGAGGTTTTTGTAGAGTCGAGTgaatcacatatatatatatatgtatatttttgaacaggaaaaaattactttgcatcACACTGGATATAGATCTCTTAATGACAACTAAGGTGTGGGGAGGAAGTCATGGCCTCACATTACCATCTCACTTTTGtggtcttttaaaatttcttactaTTTAATGCTAAATACAGAATAATTACTATATAGCAGCACAGCAATAGTTAAGCTTTCCCCCctacattttgtttcttttttgttttaacagGATTAATTTGGTCAAGATACTCCCTTGTTATTATTCCTAAAAATTGGAGTCTGTTTGCTGTTAATTTTTTTGTCGGTGTTGCAGGAGGCTCTCAGCTCTTTCGTATATGGAGGTATGTCTGTTAATGTAAACATATATACTTCCCAAAAAGTCCATGCTGTGATAAATGTTGTTTTATATATGAGATGAATCTACAGACCCGGTAatgttttctcaaatatatttaaatgtaacCATTGCTGCTGTGTTACAACTAAGAAACATTATATTGCAGTTTTACCGAAATTTGTGTTTTTGTGGACCCATTTAATGAATAATAGGGGGTATAACTTTATAATGCTTAagcagaggtgtgtgtgtgtctccagaAAATGGCCCAAGGTAATAAATTCCTGGAAGATGGGAGTTCACAAATTATATAATCAAAgtcatgaaaattagaattggaataaACTTATTCAAACACATTTTCCATGTGTCTCCATTAATACCATTGAGACTTGCTAAATTTTTGCACTAATTTGCAACCATTAAGTAATGGTGATTATTCTGTTTGCAGGGAAaattctattcaataaacattaattaagtgcctccttatgtgctaggcaccattctaagtgctgggaatgcaaataagaaaaagaaagacacttcctgccctcaaggagtgtaGGATCTGTCAGGAGAAGACAACCCACTAAAGAAAACTGGACAGTTGGGGGTAGGGGGTGAAGATTGATCAGAGCTGCAGCTGCAAGGTGGAGTGAGCTGTACAGTCCAAGACCACCTCCAGTCAGAaaagagaggaggctgagggaggtgggaAGGTGTGGAATATCACAAATTCCACAGTTTAATACAGTATTCGCTCCATAGCATAATAGACaagatttaaaaggaatatcagaAATCATTGTATTCCAAATAGAACCCAAAGCATGAATCCTTACAGCAGTCCTGTACAATTGCTCATCTCGTTGCCTCTTGACCTGCAGTGGGGTGGTGCAGTCCACTTTCACATAGTTTTGATTGTtatgaagttttttctttttcttccaaaatctTCTGTTTTATAACGTCTACCCACTGGACCTACGTCTGCCCTCcaggaccaagcagaacaaatgtCACCATGTAATTCCCTTTTCACATGGAAACTTCAATTATATGAAGACAATTTAtcatatttcttcctctaactcttCTGTTTCCTTTGAGCAAGTCTTTGCTTCCTCAGGTTAAGTATCCTTAGTTGCTTCAACTGATCATCATGTAGCATGCATGGTTCAAGGTCCCCTTAATATTGGTCATTCTCCTGGATACATTCCAACTTGTCGGTGTCTTTTATTTAAGAAAAGGTTTTCAGAAATAATCTGCTGGGTTATGTCCACAGCAGAAGACAGAACTACTTAATCCCTTGTTCTAGAAATGCTACTTCTTGTTAATGCAGTCCAAAATTGAATTAGGCTGCCGGATCATACATGCAGTCATTGAATTTGCAGGTCTATAAAAACCCCAGGTCTTTTTCACAATATACTGCTTTCTAGATAGATATTCCCCTCTTCTCTACCAATGTAATTTTTGCCTCGATAAAATTACCAATGTAATTTTTACCTTGATAAAATTGGCTTGAGAACAAAGTTTATTCCATTTATAGTCTACTATGACATTCTTAAATTACCCTTGATTAGCTTTTTTTTGGTACCTTAcagtctttattttttcaattaataagcatttatattctTACCCTCCTGTTCCCCCATTGTGGGGGGAGAAAAGGCAACAATTTTGTAACAAATAGAGGCAAGCAGTCCCACACTAGCCATGCccaaaaatgtatgcctcatttttcatcttgagtttGTAACCTCTGTGTTGaaatcaagtcagcaagcattttttttatcatatataactttcttttaatttttttgttacattcGTGTTCCGAACTGTTTCCTTCCCTCTCGATCCCACACTAAAGAAAGGCAACATTTGACACAGGTATATAGGTGAAACTGTAGAACACATTTctatgtatcagttctttctctggagctaGATAGCATGTTTCTTCATTGGTCCTTTATAACTGATTTGAATAGTCACATagctcagaatagcttagtcattcacatttACTCTTTAAATAGTATTGCagttattatatataatgttatctTAGTGCTGcccattttactcttcattatttcatgcaaatttgtctatgttttcctgaaatctacttgcttgtcatttcttacagcacagtagtattccatcacagtcatataccacaacttattaatcagttccccagttgatgggcatcccctcaatttctagttccttgccaccacaaaaagaactgctataattattttagaacatattagttcttttcctttttctctgatcaccTTGGCTGGGCCATTGCCGGTCATCTTGACTTCagttttgccactggactctgattactccagaggagagagttaGGCTAATGACTTTtggcagctctgcctcacttaaatccagttcacaagtaagtcaagacatcatccttgtgatgtcattgacccttttcaagaatgaaggaccagCAACAATGATAATCACAGTGATCACCTTggaaaacagacctaatagtggtattactggatccaAGAGTATATACccaattttataattctttgggctTATCTCCAGATTGCTcatcaaaatggttggatcagttcatagttccaccaacattgtattagtgtctcaattttttcacACCCCTTTCaatgtttgtcattttccctttctataaTTTAGGCAGTGTGATAGGTGTGTGATggtctctcagggttgttttaatttgcatttctctaatcagtaatgatttagagcattttttcatatgacaatatatacctttgatttcttcctccaaaaactgcctgttcgtatcctttgaccatttatcagttgaggaatgattcattcttacaaatttgacaaagttctctacatatttgagaaatgaagccttaaTCCAAGAAACTCAATAAAAactttttcccaattttctgctttccttctaatcttggctacattggttttatttgtacaaaaactttttgattcattgtaatcaaaattattcattttgcatctcAACAATgatctctatatcttgtttatttataaattctcCTGTCCATAAGtctgaaaaataatatattccacattcttctaatttacttatgatatctccctttatttCTAGATCATAGTATATTTTGATCTTGTCTTGATAAATGTTGTATGATAATGGtccatacctagtttctgccagactgttttccagttttcccaacaatttttattatcaaacagtaaattcttATTCTGAGAGTTTAATTCTACATTTATCAAACAGTTACTATAATCATTTGCTACTTTGTATTATATATTAGTCTGTACTagtgatccaccattctattccttagccagtaccagaagattttgataattactgccttttAAGACACTTCCCTGCtagacctccttcctttacattttttctttaattcctttgatattcttgaccttttattttccaaatgaattttgttattatttttctagttcaataaaataatcttttggtaatttaattaggATGGCACTGcataattaatttaggtagagttatcatttttattatattggccctgccCACCCATATGAACAttatatttctccagttatttaaatctgattttgtaTAAAAggcattttgtaattatgttcctATAGTTCCTAGGCTTATCTAGTCAGGTATATTCCCAGgtgttttataatgtctacagttattttaaatgaactatctcttattatctcttcttgctgggttttgttggtgatacatagaaatactgatgattcgTGTAGGTTTATCTTATATTCTGCTATTTTGCTAAAGGtgtttcaactagctttttagttgaatctctaggattttccaaatatACCATTATAGTATCAGTGACTGTAGGCAAGCCACTTCACttgtatctgcctcagtttcctcaactaaaaaatggggataataataaaacctacctcccagggttgttgtaataatcaattgagatatttgtaaaatacttaagacagtgcctggcacatagtagataggtaataaatgcttgcttccttcttttttccttttctatatgaTATCATAGGTCTGGTCCCTCAGTTGACTATATTTTActcttaattctttttctaatgttgcctttctttctcatttcttttcattgttgaaAAGCATGTTCGGTGTGGCTTTATGTTATGTATCCTACTTTATGTGGCAAATCTCATCTGGAAACAATATAAACTTTTCCCAAATTTTCATCTCATATTCCCGTCAGGGCTTCCCCTCAGTTTACCACATGATTCATCGAACATCCCTTACAACCCAAGCATatatcttgtctttttttttcttgtatggtATCTTAGCATATTTTAAAGTCTCAGAAAGATtaaaaggcaagaaggaaggtCTAGTTAGGAGGACCAACAAGTTTATCTCATTTTTGTAAGCCACAATCTACTCCTACCACCAGAGAACTGGCCCAATTTCCTTAAGTCTTAGCTCAGGGACTCCAACTTCCAAGTAGAAAAAGTGATGATGGGGAAAATACCTGACAGTATATTAGGAAGCCTAGGTTCTTGTCCCAACTCTGCCTCAGACTGGATATGTGGCTTTTGACAAGATAATCcatttttcttaataaggtgtacaATTTTGTGAATTCTGTTAGTTTGAGTGCTTGAGCTAGTCTTTGACTAGACATGACGATTGTACGTGGGACAAGATTGCTGGGTTTGTTGGAATGTGCTTTAGGAAGCCAGGACATTTGTAACCCTTTGTTTATTGACTCTATTATTTACTAATGAGTAGTTAATACTCCAACGTATTACGAAGTCCCTGGCTTTACTTCTGCCTTAGTATTTGCCCAAGTTACACAGTAAAGTCATTATTGTCTCAACTTTCTGTAGCTGAAGAAAATTTTAGTGTGAATCAGCtaaaggagaaggggaatgtTATATGGCATCATATTTTCTTCCAGGATGCATTGCATTCCATAGATAGCATGTTTGGTTTAAGTCCAGGGACTTCATCTAATTTAGGGAAAATGCTTATTTTGTACCATTATACTTTCTCATTTGTCCCACAGGCTATGAAGTTTTGAGCTTTGGGATTCTGTGAAGACTCTTTTACAAGATGTTTTTGTAACTAATTTAGCAGGTTATGTGAAATACAGTATGTTCTCAAATATCTATGATGATTGAAGGAAACAGTGGTAccagttatttaaaaaaactctGTAATCTCCAAAtcatattgttctctcttttctccctcattgAGTAATTTGCTATTCTGTTGTTAGAATTTTATGCTGGAGAGGTTCCCGTTCTTCTTGATCAGTCTTCTCTTTCAATGTCTCTAGCCAATTCGAGGAGTCTGTGAACTGCCACAGTATCATATGCATCTTCTGTTCTCTTTGGAATCTGCTGTCCCAGAGTCATGGATACCTGTCTGATCATGCCACGTATGCCCTTCTTCACTACCTCAAATACATTTTATCCCAAGGCTCCtgttgcttctgtttcttcacctaAGTCTTCTTGCTGGTTAGAATTAAGGCCAGAGTTACAATTCTCCTGAGCTGCTGCTCCCTCTGACTTGTGAGAGATGGCTAATTCCAAATGTTTTCTATATTTCCATGTTATTGATATAAGTACATGTATAATAGAAAAATTAAGATTAAAGTCATTTAGGTACAAGAAGTTATGTGTAATTAAATGTGTAATTAAAACTTGTTAGCACTTGGCATTTCCATTTATTATCTGCATAAACCAAAGGCAGACAAGTCTGGTACAGCTTTGCCTTCTGCTTATTCTTGCCCAGGATTTAGGAAGTTGGAAACTGGACTACACTCCTGGGTAAAAGAACAAAACTGctttcccctctgctttccttaTCCCAGAGAGATGATGTTTGCTGTCTTCCGTTTTTGTTTGCAGGTATAAACGGGAACTAAGAGCCAAGAATGATCTGTAAAGGACTCTTGATCTACTGAACAAATGCAGAAGCAGTTATTACCACCAAAGGGACCTGtttgattaattttattattttgttttcaaaaagatAATGCTAACAATGTTAATGTTCTGCAGATGGAACTGTAACAGTAGCCATTATACAGTACCTTgactgaattgaaaataaaacacaCTTTTAGTAATGTTTTATTTCTATGTTTATATGATTCAATAAGGGGCTTATAATCAAATTTCTATGTACTCTACACATGGTCAGTCACATTTGCCTCTTCATTGCTGAGCTTCCGCTATGAAACACATTCATTGGTCAAGTAGGGATAGACTTTATTTGCCTGAGAACAACTATTTGATGAGGCAGATgggggaaatgaggagagagagacatgTCTGGAGAATGGTGAGTTTTCAGCAAATAGAACCTACAGAATGtcaatttaatatattttgaCTTTGGATCAGATGGAAACACTTTGAATTAGCCTACTGAAAGAAGTGAAATAACTTTTTGTCTGGCTTTATAAAAGTCACTAAATgtccacaaaatgacaaagttctTAAATTTACGCGACAGTGATTCTTTCATCTTGAGAAATAAAGTATGTGCATGGGTTCCCCAGAACTAAAGGCAATTGACAAAATATTTAATCTGAATAATCAAGCTGTTATGttcaaaacactgtgctaagtcctaagaatacaaatagaaaagtaaaacagCCCCTGCTTTTAAGAAACTCATGGGGGTGACAATAGAGACAGCAGATTTCacctgcaagtcagatggaaaggtcccatggtccttagggtgcacTGGCAAAACATGGGGAGGTCACTTtgtcattttcactgataaaatcgTATCAGTTTCAGGTGTTGAACCATTTGCTGTTGCCAAAAActggtgacaagaactttctttgtTGGAGAGAACAACTGGTGTGTTGCCCCCAACATGGCATTGGCTAGGGCCAGGAAATCCAGGTACCAGTGCATGGCTGGCTACCCCAGAGACATTGAGCTGCCTCAGTACCACTTGTGCCCAGTGAGGCAGAATTTGCTTGTTATTACTGTAGTGTTATGGTGAGCACTTTGAGCAAAGGCAGTGAAATCCTTGGAAAGTTCTGGATTTTAGCCCTTGTGCTGGAAGGGATACCCACCCACTCAACCTTCCTGCTCTTCTGATAGTTCATTCCCCACTGTCACTGCCCAAAACCATAAACATCCCTGCATAAGCATCTAGAAACTTGATAAGTAGGTGGCCCAGGTCTGGTGATATTATATGTCCCCTGGTTGTCTCTTGATTGAGCCTTTCCCATTCACTGCCCCATTGGTCTTGAGTCTGGTAGGTGAAGTCCAAAGGCTGGCAAAGAATGAGacggggggtggagccaagatggcagagtggaaggacagacctgctcagCTCtaccctcatagcccataaaatacctgtaaaaaaatgactaaacaaattctagagcagcagaagccacaaaactacagaatgagatttccagcctaagacagcctggaaggctgacaggaaaggtcttctGAACTGGGCTCTGAGTGGAGTGctgcccagccttggccatgcagcactgcatggacagaactggagcaggcttcagggtatgggatcccaggtagcagctgtgattcccagatttctcaacccacaaatagtgaagacagtttcaaagggcaatgagaaagctctttcaaagTGTGAAAAGAGAGCAGGGTCCAGTCCTAGACCTGGTCCCAAGGCAGttgcagccactgtggcagcagcatccatttttggagctctctgcctaaagacctgggggagttgagcagccaatctgggtctcagttctgagtggtagtactggggtgaggaggagaactggcatagtggaggtggtggaggtggaggctctgaagagggaatcatactcacagatcctgggcagataataatgcttgtggttgctcacaaatcagagcacaggctaggagaggagtaaactccttgccaccttggaggaactgagaacttacaggtcgctagggtataccttccacttgacaaagaattcaaaagtcaagtaactgactgggaaaatgcctaaaaagggggaaaaaataagaatatagaaggttactttcttggtgaacaggtattttcttccatcctttcggatgaggaaaaataaagcataccatcagaagaagacatcaaagtcaaggcttctacatccaaaaccttcaaaaaaaaatgcaatggtctcaggccatggaagagctcaaaaaggattttgaaaatcaagtgagaggtgaaggaaaaattgggaagagaaatgagagcaatgcaagaaaatcatgaaaagcaagtcagcagcttgctaaaggataccccccaaaaatgctgaagaaaacacctttaaaaataggctaattcaattggcaaaggaggtccaaaaacccaatgaggagaaaaatgctttaaaaagcagaattagctaaatgaaaaaggaggttcaaaagctcactgaagaaaatacttctttaaaaattagaatggagcagatgaagctaatgactttatgagaaaccaagaaattacaaaacaaaaccaaaagaatgaaaaaatagaggacaaagtgaaatatctcactggaaaaacaacagaccttgaaatagatccaggagagacaagttagaaattatgggactacctgaaagccatgatcaaaaaaagagcctagacatcatctttcatgaaattatcaaggaaaacttccctgatattctagaaccagaaggtaaagtaaatattgaaagaattcactgatcacccccctgaaagagatctgaaaagaaaaactaggaatattgtaaccaaattccagagttcccaggtcaaggagaatatattgcaagcagctaaaaagaaacaagagtATTGGAAAGTAGagtatggaaatacaatcaggataacacaagatctaatagtttctacattaagggattgtagggtttggaatatgatattccagaagtcaaaggaactaggatgaaaaccaagaatcacctacccagcaaaactgagtgtaatatttcaggggaaaaaatggtcattcaaggaaatagaggactttcaagcattcttgatgaaaaaatcagagctgaatagaatgtttgactttcaaacccaagaatcaagagaagcatgaaaaggtaaacaggaaagagaaatcataagggacttactaaagttgaactacttacattcctacatggaaagataatatttgtggctcttgagacttttttcagtatttgggtagttggagggattgtatacatatatatagataaagGGCACAGGAtgggttgaataggaagggatgatatttaaaaagataaaattaaggtgtgagagaggaatatattgggaggagaaagggagaaatagaatggggcaaaatatctcataaaagaggcaagaaaagctttttcagtggaggtgagagggaaaaagtgaagcttactctcatcacatttggtttaaggagggaataacatgcacactcaatttggtatgaaaatcttacactacaggaaagtaggggggaagaggataagtggagtatgggggagatgacagaagggagggcaaatgagaggagagagtaattagaagtaaacattttggggGAGTCACAAGGTCAATGgatagaacagaataaatgaacaggataggatggagggaaatatatttagtctttcacaacatgactattgtggaagtcttttgcataactacacatgtatagcctatattgaattgcttgccttctcagtggggagggatggggagggaggaagggagagaagttggaactcaaagttttaggaatgaattgttgagaattggttttgcatacaactgggaaataaataccagtaatggggtatagaaatctgtcttaccctacaagaaaagagagaatatggggataagggaagggaggggtttgattgaaaggagggcatattgggggatagtgtaatcagaatgcatggtgtcttggggggaggagagagatagggagaaaatttggaactcaaatcttgtggaaatgaatgttgaaaactaaaaataaatacattttttttttttaaagagtgagACAGGGTGCTGAACTGCGGGAATCTTGAGGTTGATGTCCTCTTTGGAGAAGCTGAAATTCTTCAGCTGGAAGTTGTAGGGTTTTCAGCATAGGCGTAGATTCGGATGAGGAAATCATAGCAGGCAATGGGCACATCATGGGATGATGTTATATTAGGTGCCTTGAGGAGTAAGACTGAAAGAATAAGCCCTGAACCAGGATGTGACAGTGTCATAGCATGGAAGGCAGCCAGGTCAGTCAGGGCACCCCCAAAGAGCCTTTGTAAGGACAAGCAAAagaggatcttttgctgtttttgttttagtatcatCAAGAGCCTCTGATTGAATGTGATttaagattttccccacccattaatgaacctgggaagatttgtaggaaagtccatctcttttgttaatgaggcactggttctcaagggttgtgatgccctgtgGCTCTTAAAAGTGTTGTTattgtgtttttccttctttttgaagaggaccatgacatcaggatgaggacatgacttgcagttgattttgatttgagtgagggagcgctgtggaaggtcaccaacctcatgtTCTTCtgtctaaaaagtgtataaagactctgaaggCACTGTTTTCCTTGGGAGCTgggtttttggaagaagctttgtgtgtgtgccagatgaaactctgggaagccgctaaggagcccctccctcctttgaaaacccagatgatggtgcttctctgtctggtaactatgtatgtatataatgatcAGGCAGCTGGAatccctgtctgttgattttgattcctctgtattttccctgaagttcaggatgctgacctTTTcttctgaactaagtgaatggcatatgtatatatggtatatgcttttagaaaagcagatctaagaacccatGCTAAGAACCCAAGAACCCATAcaccctgtgtatgtcagggtgcttactgttacagccTTTCGTCTGAACCCACTGCTCCACCAAGCGCGCACCTGTCCAGCAGCTTCGGATGTTCTGAGGGCTCTCCTCCACAGCAGAGGAGACAGCCAGGGAGAGTTGCAGGAGGGAGCACAGGGTCCTGGGGGGCCCATGCCCAGGAGACCGAGTGGAGCACAAGCCGCCACCATGGTGACCGGGCCTGGATCCTGAGATGCACCTCTCCCCAGGGCTTCGAAGGTGCCAAGGTGCAGGCGCGAGAGAACTGCCAGAGGGCAGACCCTCATGGGGTGCCAGGTGGGCGGGGCTCACATGACTGTATCTGAGGCAGCAGCTTGTGCTAGGCGAATTCCTGGAGCCCCAAGGGATGGGATGGGATTTGCATTGACAAGGGAGGGCATGCATGTATACAAGAACC
The DNA window shown above is from Notamacropus eugenii isolate mMacEug1 chromosome 2, mMacEug1.pri_v2, whole genome shotgun sequence and carries:
- the MPC2 gene encoding mitochondrial pyruvate carrier 2 translates to MAAHGVRGLRATYHRMLDKVELMLPPKLRPLYNHPAGPRTVFFWAPIMKWGLVCAGLADMARPAEKLSTAQSAVLMATGLIWSRYSLVIIPKNWSLFAVNFFVGVAGGSQLFRIWRYKRELRAKNDL